From the Neoarius graeffei isolate fNeoGra1 chromosome 1, fNeoGra1.pri, whole genome shotgun sequence genome, one window contains:
- the LOC132883159 gene encoding uncharacterized protein LOC132883159 isoform X4 produces the protein MMLRVIILVQKAALMILSSLASNPMSAFCTLGTASVLLPVYEEHCHHHVQNTAASPLAFLFCPDCVHQISPILSRFDVEPYKKTQQSKTLFTKWGQTIYLKVKYGRCSVTECCNEPDLWYIFDPRDDPRFTIRESGDHCQIHLDCSVNYEEKKSACPNYEKIEDDAREEDEKRRRDEEQRRQAQLEREKRIEEQIKRESELAAKKLSQATETLKQKQRLRGHEFHHQTHIMQQPLDAEIERDEAPEIQKKFMDLMFEYQIFKDEDSEEMLPDRMKSLQNELLVEYCKKHNLSSSCVFSFDTAVGYETLPLHDRLTVLEAVMHLVFEENEDNQTQKHDRNVLLDLLELLQDNHPSLAFNLLQSVLQTDMQLSAWSNEILCQIAFNNTWKLAEITDFLRYTVGKDKEQVQSVLHIAQTYKLEYGKIITALNSPDPLRWIKSYVDKERDKTADDIISEMRKANYPENVLTILKDVLKYLEIELPKHKRTDLCKKEMQNIKKMVKELDFNNPDRQVLKSVLVGMSVAIKMCSALTIQNGRHEIVIEGYLPRLTQLATLVIFLLPKSKTNTGCLLEIGTGEGKSCILAMLAAIHAIRGVKVDIVTSSPVLAFRDLEEWSRLYKMFGITSSTVPPMLNDVSSEKQDELTEEAYKQQIIYSTVGTFAADTLKQEFEKKTTRGDRRFELVLVDEVDYMTLDNGVQITFLSHESSGLQHLEQVLAGIWAMISACRPIEIQETGETMWTTRVQNFHTAALIATIGSVKSDTFSPLEILLPGIELGFYSEEDFENLNGSINNDRENQHVTLENEAWKTIMAKTGIEQQYDLLSVLEMGMEHKVAFNCYIYQSDTGKVIQFGEQKPKTDLNINMLLLENGKACEILSENVLVEATVHELKSKIKYSKQCSSKEEKDALVIPSFLEKYLENQLPVFVENALKAIQMTKGREYMIERSLSAQGVDVSEEDQHMYHAIIPVDFQASGMLEKRKRWGDGLQQFLEMKHQLTLSPLSNVTNYMSNSNFFKRYLSGKGIFGVSGTLGGDADKGFLARHYKTDSYVIPAHQRQKVTELPAVQVRGGTEEWIQTLCATVSKVSNRGQVVLVVCEDVNTANTLNDKITAETKHSVTMYTMSESHNIENQKFNKGQIIITTNLGGRGTDIKVTEEVNHCGGLCVLLTYFPNNRRVEKQVFGRTGRKGTPGMVQLILNHDRLAVAYRGHSIEVMRELREEYEVNRIKDMEKEKLAEIEMKEELFSTFCQFLSDFDKHYSTEEKTDLFEVKVKDVPHYFESFHSKMDYHPALNALKESWGMWLILHTEQINMENDLPELKEDLIQHLQDTSNKLLQGQSENFYDHIQQALGRTALHFQNKTKCDYGVKTYWEKASDSDNYYRAVALYNQAYITINMAKEGYKSEARSLLEEAEKAIDVYVLEMTKTLYFCSLSITQDFEPHQSGSCNFQTQMQARMTIFNSWKRNIRKICELLVSAKGDFKTVDLTLYSLLTAEDFVSSSELGLFRNYGLAVLFEVKKKPKFSFDGLICCFLGVVQVVAGVLICTLSAGSMSSFSLGLISEGVSDMIYGIMGAINGTFDWASWAISKAMNIGISLACAGFSVLKSSLSSVKNAANGILNGTKSLKDIAWSAVQSGRNLFMSSSTTVKSSASSLWIKNITSDMAKLNLKKASAYAVQELAIQGVNTALNIDTTVQKTFRQGFQHTFKKSVISALQQNKQFVRLLLSFISSGIPKAALNKESGYKISKSLEKQIIDHVALNTQLIINGLIINSNQMQKIIQRLSNVWDKSAEFVAKSFHTCIKKLLTTANMSAKIYEMYSSIPTKRTIDDNFVPAFLKSMNKNPLLGTYDNDGRDKLEDVKRLKDELIDLVSDIISQTMVESFSGFATSIFTKTFTQKLNSVSGKVVGNLLGRHETQSFFVCQQYHYDLKSTSECKERPLTEEEMNELKCYANNITDEQKPATALEAHVLTKSNLLEGKGICISVVDDQGKLLTQETYLGTDPAAGTIKLLLTKTPLTSPGNEGILTKLKRNIKAENILQSGRIDIIRSDGSRETVKSSNQNCLFHALIQATTNNPNSVVLEKAKELRRKVGEEILLNPNKYVDAVKIHNMFNMTNRWNKFTIQTGVRECDLEQYTKYTKDKTPKQIIDEYELGKPFRHKEAYSRSGGGTAHSTKKHMELSPSPHPNKP, from the exons ATGATGTTGAGGGTGATCATCTTGGTACAAAAGGCTGCTCTGATGATCCTTAGTTCATTGGCTTCCAATCCTATGAGTGCTTTCTGCACTTTGGGGACAGCATCAGTGCTACTCCCTGTGTATGAGGAGCACTGTCATCATCATGTCCAGAATACAGCAGCATCTCCTCTGGCATTTCTTTTCTGTCCTGACTGTGTCCATCAGATCTCACCTATACTGAGCAGG TTTGATGTTGAACCTtacaaaaaaacacaacaaagcaAGACACTTTTTACCAAATGGGGCCAAACCATCTACTTGAAAGTGAAATATGGAcgatgttcagtgacagaatgctgcaACGAGCCAGATTTGTGGTACATATTCGATCCAAGAGATGACCCCCGTTTCACAATTCGAGAGAGTGGTGACCACTGTCAAATACATCTGGACTGCAGTGTAaattatgaggaaaaaaaatcagcttGCCCAAATTATG AGAAAATTGAAGATGATGCACGAGAGGAAGATGAAAAGCGCAGACGAGATGAAGAGCAGCGGCGTCAGGCCCAGCTTGAACGTGAAAAAAGAATTGAGGAACAGATTAAAAGGGAAAGTGAGCTCGCTGCTAAGAAGCTTTCACAAGCCACAGAGACACTGAAGCAGAAACAGAGGCTGAGAGGTCATGAATTTCATCACCAAACTCATATAATGCAACAGCCACTGGATGCTGAAATAGAAAGAGATGAG GCTCCAGAAATACAGAAGAAATTTATGGACCTCATGTTTGAATATCAAATCTTTAAAGATGAAGACTCAGAGGAGATGTTACCAGACAGAATGAAAAGTCTGCAAAATGAGTTATTGGTGGAGTACTGTAAGAAACACAACCTGTCCAGTAGCTGTGTGTTTTCTTTCGACACTGCAGTCGGTTATGAGACTCTGCCTCTACATGATAGACTAACAGTCCTTGAGGCAGTAATGCATTTAGTTTTCGAAGAGAATGAGGACAACCAGACACAAAAACATGACCGCAATGTCCTCTTGGATCTGCTTGAACTGTTGCAAGATAATCATCCATCACTTGCATTTAATCTTTTACAGAGCGTACTTCAAACTGATATGCAACTGTCTGCATGGAGTAATGAAATTCTGTGTCAGATTGCATTCAATAACACATGGAAACTGGCAGAAATAACAGACTTCTTGCGTTACACTGTTGGGAAAGACAAAGAACAAGTGCAGTCAGTCCTTCACATTGCACAGACCTACAAGCTGGAGTATGGGAAAATCATTACTGCCTTGAATTCACCTGATCCCCTCAGATGGATAAAAAGCTATGTtgacaaagagagagacaaaaCTGCTGATGATATTATTAGTGAAATGCGCAAAGCAAACTATCCTGAGAATGTCCTGACAATACTAAAGGATGTTCTAAAATATCTGGAAATAGAACTTCCAAAACACAAACGAACTGACCTCTGTAAAAAagaaatgcaaaatataaagaaaaTGGTCAAAGAACTGGACTTTAACAACCCAGACAGACAAGTTCTCAAAAGTGTACTAGTTGGAATGTCAGTCGCCATAAAAATGTGCTCTGCACTCACTATTCAAAACGGTCGCCATGAAATAGTCATTGAAGGATATCTCCCCAGATTAACTCAACTTGCAACCTTGGTCATTTTTCTGCTTCCAAAATCAAAAACCAATACAGGTTGTCTCCTTGAAATTGGGACAGGTGAAGGAAAATCTTGTATCTTAGCCATGCTTGCTGCAATCCATGCCATTCGGGGTGTAAAGGTGGACATTGTGACGAGCTCCCCAGTTCTTGCCTTTCGTGATTTAGAGGAATGGAGCAGACTGTACAAGATGTTTGGCATCACATCATCTACCGTTCCTCCAATGCTGAATGATGTTTCATCTGAAAAACAAGATGAACTGACTGAGGAAGCATACAaacaacaaataatttacagTACTGTTGGGACTTTTGCAGCGGATACACTGAAACAAGAATTTGAGAAGAAAACAACTCGAGGAGACAGGAGGTTCGAGCTGGTCCTTGTAGATGAGGTTGACTACATGACCTTGGATAATGGAGTTCAAATAACATTTCTGTCCCATGAGTCCAGTGGCCTCCAACATTTGGAGCAAGTCCTTGCAGGCATCTGGGCCATGATATCCGCATGTCGACCAATTGAGATACAAGAAACTGGAGAGACCATGTGGACAACAAGAGTCCAGAATTTTCACACAGCTGCACTAATAGCAACGATTGGTTCAGTCAAAAGTGATACATTTTCACCACTGGAAATTTTGTTGCCAGGCATTGAATTAGGCTTTTACTCAGAGGAAGATTTTGAAAATTTAAATGGCTCTATCAATAATGACAGAGAAAACCAACATGTCACTTTGGAAAATGAGGCATGGAAGACCATTATGGCCAAAACAGGAATAGAACAACAGTACGATTTGCTCAGTGTTCTTGAGATGGGCATGGAACACAAGGTGGCATTTAACTGTTATATATATCAGTCAGATACTGGAAAAGTGATTCAGTTTGGAGAGCAAAAGCCAAAAACTGACCTCAACATCAATATGTTGCTACTCGAGAATGGAAAAGCTTGTGAGATCTTGTCTGAAAATGTACTTGTTGAAGCCACTGTTCATGAGTTGAAATCCAAGATTAAATATTCTAAACAATGCAgttcaaaagaagaaaaagacgcTCTTGTAATCCCTTCTTTCTTAGAGAAATACTTGGAAAATCAGCTGCCAGTGTTTGTTGAGAATGCGTTGAAGGCCATTCAGATGACCAAAGGCAGAGAGTACATGATCGAGAGATCTCTTAGTGCTCAGGGAGTAGATGTTAGTGAAGAAGATCAACACATGTACCATGCAATAATTCCAGTGGACTTTCAGGCTAGTGGAatgttggagaaaagaaaacggtGGGGTGATGGACTACAACAATTTCTGGAGATGAAGCATCAGTTAACTTTATCACCATTATCAAATGTGACAAACTACATGTCAAATTCAAATTTCTTTAAAAGATATCTCAGTGGAAAAGGGATATTTGGTGTCTCTGGAACACTGGGGGGAGATGCAGACAAGGGTTTCCTGGCAAGACATTACAAAACGGACAGCTATGTCATACCAGCTCATCAGCGTCAAAAGGTTACTGAGCTTCCTGCAGTCCAGGTGAGAGGAGGTACAGAAGAATGGATCCAGACTCTTTGTGCCACGGTCTCAAAAGTGTCTAACAGAGGACAGGTCGTGTTAGTTGTGTGTGAAGACGTCAACACAGCAAATACGCTCAATGACAAAATTACAGCAGAAACCAAACATTCGGTTACCATGTACACGATGAGTGAGAGTCACAACATTGAGAACCAGAAGTTCAACAAAGGGCAGATCATTATTACCACTAACCTTGGAGGGCGTGGAACAGACATTAAGGTTACAGAGGAGGTTAATCACTGTGGTGGTCTCTGTGTGTTACTCACGTACTTCCCCAATAACCGAAGAGTCGAGAAACAGGTCTTTGGACGAACAGGTCGAAAAGGCACCCCGGGAATGGTACAGTTAATACTGAACCATGATCGTCTCGCTGTGGCTTACCGAGGCCATTCTATTGAAGTCATGAGGGAACTCAGAGAAGAGTATGAGGTTAATCGAATAAAAGACATGGAGAAGGAGAAACTAGCTGAAATTGAAATGAAGGAAGAACTGTTCTCCACATTTTGCCAGTTCCTTAGTGACTTTGACAAGCATTATAGTACAGAAGAGAAGACAGACCTCTTTGAAGTGAAAGTAAAAGATGTACCTCATTACTTTGAGTCCTTTCACAGTAAGATGGACTATCACCCAGCACTGAATGCTTTGAAGGAGTCATGGGGTATGTGGCTGATCCTTCACACAGAGCAGATTAACATGGAGAATGACCTCCCTGAATTGAAAGAAGACCTCATCCAGCATTTACAGGATACAAGTAACAAACTTTTACAAGGTCAGAGTGAAAACTTTTATGATCACATACAGCAGGCTTTAGGAAGAACTGCTTTGCACTTTCAAAACAAAACCAAATGTGACTATGGAGTGAAAACTTACTGGGAAAAAGCCTCTGACTCAGACAATTACTACAGAGCTGTTGCACTGTATAACCAGGCCTACATTACCATTAACATGGCCAAAGAGGGCTACAAAAGTGAAGCACGCTCCTTACTCGAGGAGGCGGAGAAAGCCATTGATGTTTATGTCTTAGAAATGACCAAAACACTATACTTCTGTTCCTTGTCTATTACTCAAGATTTTGAACCACATCAAAGTGGCAGCTGTAACTTCCAAACACAAATGCAAGCAAGGATGACTATATTTAACTCATGGAAGCgaaatatcagaaaaatatgtgAACTGCTTGTGTCTGCGAAAGGAGATTTCAAAACTGTGGACTTGACACTTTACAGTTTACTGACTGCTGAGGATTTTGTGTCTTCTAGTGAACTTGGTCTCTTTCGTAATTACGGCCTTGCAGTTTTGTTTGAAGTGAAGAAAAAGCCCAAGTTCTCATTTGATGGCCTGATTTGTTGTTTTCTTGGTGTGGTTCAGGTTGTAGCAGGAGTTTTGATATGCACCCTGTCAGCTGGTTCTATGTCCTCATTTAGTCTTGGTTTGATCTCCGAAGGTGTGTCTGATATGATCTATGGGATCATGGGTGCAATAAATGGTACATTTGATTGGGCATCATGGGCGATATCTAAAGCAATGAACATAGGAATTTCTTTAGCCTGTGCGGGTTTCAGTGTTCTCAAAAGCTCACTCTCCTCTGTGAAAAATGCAGCAAATGGGATCCTTAATGGCACTAAATCTCTAAAAGACATTGCATGGAGTGCTGTCCAATCAGGAAGAAACCTGTTTATGTCCTCTTCTACAACAGTCAAATCATCAGCATCATCACTATGGATAAAGAACATCACATCAGACATGGCCAAACTGAACTTAAAAAAAGCCAGTGCATATGCTGTTCAGGAACTGGCTATTCAGGGAGTAAACACTGCTTTGAACATTGATACTACAGTTCAAAAAACCTTCAGACAAGGATTTCAACATACTTTCAAGAAATCTGTTATTTCAGCACTGCAACAAAATAAACAATTTGTCAGACTGCTCTTAAGTTTCATTAGTTCAGGAATCCCAAAGGCAGCCTTGAATAAAGAGTCTGGCTACAAAATTAGCAAAAGCTTGGAGAAGCAAATTATTGACCATGTTGCTCTGAATACACAACTCATCATTAATGGCCTTATAATAAACTCTAACCAAATGCAAAAGATCATTCAAAGACTGTCAAATGTGTGGGACAAATCAGCAGAGTTTGTTGCAAAAAGCTTTCATACCTGTATCAAGAAACTTCTGACTACTGCAAACATGTCCGCCAAAATTTATGAAATGTATTCCTCCATTCCTACTAAACGGACCATTGATGATAATTTTGTTCCTGCATTTTTGAAGTCCATGAACAAGAATCCATTACTTGGGACATATGACAATGATGGAAGGGACAAACTGGAAGATGTGAAACGTCTTAAAGATGAGCTCATTGACTTGGTTTCAGATATTATTTCCCAGACCATGGTGGAGAGTTTTTCTGGGTTTGCCACGTCCATTTTTACAAAAACATTCACTCAAAAACTAAACTCTGTTAGTGGAAAAGTAGTTGGTAATTTGCTAGGGAGGCATGAAACCCAAAGTTTCTTTGTGTGTCAGCAGTATCATTATGATCTGAAATCAACCAGTGAATGCAAGGAAAGGCCTTTGACTGAGGAAGAAATGAATGAGCTCAAGTGCTACGCTAATAATATAACTGATGAACAAAAGCCAGCAACAGCTTTAGAGGCTCATGTCCTCACAAAGAGTAATTTACTGGAAGGAAAAGGAATTTGTATATCTGTAGTAGATGATCAAGGAAAACTTCTGACACAGGAGACTTACCTAGGAACTGATCCAGCAGCTGGTACTATCAAACTCTTGCTTACAAAGACACCACTGACTTCTCCAGG AAATGAAGGAATATTGACAAAACTGAAACGTAACATTAAGGCTGAAAACATTCTGCAGAGTGGCCGTATTGATATTATACGCTCTGATGGATCACGAGAAACTGTGAAGTCATCAAATCAGAACTGTCTTTTTCATGCTCTCATCCAAGCAACAACTAACAACCCAAACAGTGTTGTGCTAGAAAAAGCTAAAGAGCTCCGTAGGAAAGTCGGCGAGGAG ATTCTTTTAAACCCAAATAAGTATGTAGATGCTGTGAAGATCCACAACATGTTCAACATGACAAACAGGTGGAATAAATTTACAATCCAAACTGGAGTGAGGGAATGTGATCTGGAGCAGTACACCAAGTACACTAAAGACAAGACACCCAAACAAATTATTGATGAGTACGAACTTGGAAAA CCTTTTAGACACAAAGAAGCCTACAGCAGGAGTGGTGGAGGCACAGCACATTCCACCAAAAAGCACATGGAGCTCAGTCCTTCACCTCATCCAAACAAACCCTGA